The following proteins are encoded in a genomic region of Actinomadura sp. NAK00032:
- a CDS encoding cell wall metabolism sensor histidine kinase WalK, translating into MSFRFRVLGLLMLVALAATAATAWLTLRQVNRQVQETVTAGRQEVSRITGELRAYGFAHGGWDGVSPAVARLSRDTGQRIRVATEADVLLADSDALAGRDPRPPSGQPPVVVDPRPVLPLRDGQTPFTQAKLTATAIVEYRSAMAYASCLTGAGAKVTAVPDDFGVPRFSADRRPARCAEPKLGARPPTARDLDAVRSCTAEPRPRDCLQRVFNERTAAVAPPRLEVRLGVQDESPPTLAAAPTVAVAVGVALAAVLAALVLSRAVLRPVRAMTLAAKGLGEGDLGRRVPVSGRDEIAQLGGAFNRMADSLQAGEERQRRLIGDIAHELRTPLANLRGYLEALRDGVVDPTPELLDSLHEEALLQQRIVDDLQDLALAEAGALTYHPAEVDLRELLETARTAHRAQAEAAGVALRLEAPEPVLVTADPDRLRQVVGNLMSNALRATGAGGSVTLALASRDGSAVVEVRDTGTGIAAADLPRLFDRFWRADASRGRATGGSGLGLSIARQIITDHGGTIEVRSEVGAGTTFTIALPAAPAGGAGAPASGGR; encoded by the coding sequence GTGAGCTTCCGGTTCCGCGTGCTCGGCCTGCTGATGCTGGTGGCGCTGGCCGCCACCGCGGCCACCGCCTGGCTGACGCTGCGGCAGGTCAACCGCCAGGTCCAGGAGACCGTCACCGCCGGCCGGCAGGAGGTCTCCCGGATCACCGGCGAGCTGCGCGCGTACGGGTTCGCGCACGGCGGCTGGGACGGGGTCTCGCCCGCGGTGGCCCGCCTCTCCCGGGACACCGGCCAGCGCATCCGGGTCGCCACCGAGGCCGACGTCCTGCTCGCCGACTCCGACGCCCTCGCGGGCCGCGACCCGCGCCCGCCGAGCGGCCAGCCGCCGGTGGTGGTCGACCCGCGGCCCGTCCTCCCGCTCCGGGACGGCCAGACGCCGTTCACGCAGGCGAAGCTCACCGCCACGGCGATCGTCGAGTACCGGAGCGCGATGGCGTACGCGTCCTGCCTGACCGGCGCCGGGGCGAAGGTGACGGCCGTACCGGACGACTTCGGGGTGCCCCGGTTCAGCGCCGACCGGCGGCCCGCGCGGTGCGCGGAGCCGAAGCTCGGGGCGAGGCCGCCGACCGCGCGCGATCTGGACGCGGTCCGGTCGTGCACGGCGGAGCCCCGGCCCCGGGACTGCCTGCAGCGGGTGTTCAACGAGCGGACCGCCGCCGTCGCCCCGCCGCGCCTGGAGGTCCGCCTGGGCGTCCAGGACGAGTCACCGCCCACGCTGGCCGCCGCGCCCACCGTGGCCGTCGCGGTGGGGGTCGCGCTCGCCGCCGTCCTCGCGGCCCTGGTGCTGAGCCGGGCCGTGCTGCGGCCCGTCCGGGCCATGACGCTGGCCGCGAAGGGGCTCGGCGAGGGGGACCTCGGCCGCCGCGTCCCCGTCTCCGGCCGGGACGAGATCGCGCAGCTCGGCGGCGCGTTCAACCGCATGGCCGACTCCCTCCAGGCCGGCGAGGAGCGCCAGCGCCGCCTCATCGGGGACATCGCGCACGAGCTGCGCACCCCGCTGGCCAACCTGCGCGGCTACCTGGAGGCCCTGCGGGACGGCGTCGTCGACCCCACTCCCGAGCTGCTCGACTCCCTGCACGAGGAGGCGCTGCTCCAGCAGCGCATCGTGGACGACCTCCAGGACCTCGCGCTGGCGGAGGCCGGCGCGCTCACCTACCACCCCGCCGAGGTCGACCTGCGCGAGCTGCTGGAGACCGCGCGCACGGCCCACCGCGCCCAGGCGGAGGCGGCGGGCGTCGCGCTCCGGCTGGAGGCGCCGGAGCCCGTCCTGGTGACCGCCGACCCGGACCGGCTGCGCCAGGTCGTCGGCAACCTGATGAGCAACGCGCTGCGCGCGACCGGGGCGGGCGGCAGTGTGACGCTGGCCCTGGCCTCCCGGGACGGGTCGGCCGTCGTGGAGGTGCGGGACACCGGCACGGGGATCGCTGCGGCGGACCTGCCCCGGCTCTTCGACCGCTTCTGGCGGGCGGACGCGTCCCGGGGCCGGGCGACCGGCGGCAGCGGTCTCGGGCTGTCCATCGCCCGCCAGATCATCACCGACCACGGCGGGACGATCGAGGTGCGCAGCGAGGTCGGGGCGGGCACGACGTTCACCATCGCGCTGCCCGCGGCTCCGGCGGGCGGCGCGGGGGCGCCGGCGTCAGGAGGCCGCTGA
- a CDS encoding response regulator transcription factor, whose product MSARILVAEDDAKQSRLIRIYLEREGHAVQVAADGRAALERARSARPDLLVLDVMLPLVDGLDVCRILRTESDVPILLLTARTTEEDMLLGLDLGADDYLTKPYSPRELTARVRALLRRSRKAAGAAEPAVLRVGALELDTARFEVRVGGRPVAMTAKEFAVLETLAREPGRAFTRAQIVERVFGFDRDVQERTVDAHVMNLRRKLDEAAPGASRLLETVYGRGYRLDDAAGSAAS is encoded by the coding sequence GTGAGTGCTCGGATTCTGGTGGCCGAAGACGATGCGAAACAGTCCCGGCTGATCCGGATCTATCTGGAGCGGGAAGGGCACGCGGTGCAGGTGGCGGCCGACGGCCGCGCGGCGCTGGAGCGGGCCCGCTCCGCCAGGCCCGATCTCCTCGTCCTCGACGTGATGCTGCCGCTGGTCGACGGGCTCGACGTGTGCCGCATCCTGCGCACCGAGTCGGACGTCCCCATCCTGCTCCTCACCGCCCGCACCACCGAGGAGGACATGCTCCTCGGCCTCGACCTCGGCGCCGACGACTACCTCACCAAGCCCTACAGCCCGCGCGAGCTGACCGCGCGGGTGCGGGCGCTGCTGCGCCGGTCGCGGAAGGCCGCCGGGGCGGCCGAGCCCGCGGTGCTGCGGGTCGGCGCCCTGGAGCTGGACACCGCGCGCTTCGAGGTCAGGGTGGGCGGACGGCCCGTCGCGATGACCGCCAAGGAGTTCGCCGTCCTGGAGACGCTGGCCCGGGAGCCGGGCCGGGCGTTCACCCGGGCGCAGATCGTCGAGCGCGTCTTCGGCTTCGACCGCGACGTCCAGGAGCGGACCGTCGACGCCCATGTGATGAACCTGCGCCGCAAGCTCGACGAGGCCGCCCCCGGCGCGTCCCGCCTGCTGGAGACGGTCTACGGCCGGGGCTACCGCCTCGACGACGCGGCGGGCTCAGCGGCCTCCTGA
- a CDS encoding pentapeptide repeat-containing protein produces MTSHEPSSTSVFWPRCSAVHGCSGRAAGPRGGCAAHLRPREFEAFLGTLRPGADLDLRGVTVPAWLLDAVLDAVTGPDGRPHLGRTRFDGAVLPSDAVLRGACVEGDSSFDGACFLGGVSFYDARFFGNVSFRGARFGRNASFHAARFHRYASFEEAVFTCDAVFGEARWHADASFRRAVFMGAACFDRARFGRDAAMQAARFGGPVSFKRVQVSRHARFERTRFRQGVWLGPLTAAGRIGLSDATVHGRLRVHAAARQVTARGVTVHGEAGFRLRHAELDLEDAVFEGPAAVEALAHPIQGLAEPPAAGPAAVRVVSLRGVDAARLRLAGVDLSGCGFLGLRHPDTLALAGDCAFATVPHHRAHLPWHPHLPWHPHGHPHGREPHGGRAVLAEDLALGSAGTAADDDRLRTLYLELARASAAADRGRLARDFRYGALEMRRRGERDPLRRWGLHLLWITCGYGLRAGRVVAWLAVIVALLCFGASVLYHDGGADTARSAHVTGRDT; encoded by the coding sequence GTGACATCACACGAGCCTTCCTCGACGTCGGTGTTCTGGCCGCGCTGCTCGGCCGTCCACGGGTGCAGCGGACGGGCCGCAGGCCCGCGCGGCGGGTGCGCCGCCCACCTGCGGCCCCGCGAGTTCGAGGCGTTCCTGGGCACGCTGCGGCCGGGCGCCGACCTGGACCTGCGCGGCGTGACCGTCCCCGCGTGGCTCCTGGACGCCGTGCTCGACGCGGTCACCGGCCCGGACGGCCGCCCCCACCTCGGCCGGACGCGCTTCGACGGCGCCGTGCTCCCGTCCGACGCGGTGCTGCGCGGCGCCTGCGTGGAGGGCGACAGCTCGTTCGACGGCGCCTGCTTCCTCGGCGGCGTCTCGTTCTACGACGCGCGGTTCTTCGGCAACGTCTCGTTCCGGGGCGCCCGGTTCGGCCGCAACGCCTCCTTCCACGCGGCGCGCTTCCACCGGTACGCCTCGTTCGAGGAGGCCGTGTTCACCTGCGACGCCGTGTTCGGGGAGGCGCGCTGGCACGCCGACGCCTCGTTCCGGCGGGCGGTGTTCATGGGCGCGGCCTGCTTCGACCGCGCGCGGTTCGGGCGGGACGCGGCGATGCAGGCGGCCCGCTTCGGCGGCCCCGTCTCGTTCAAGCGGGTCCAGGTGTCGCGGCACGCCCGGTTCGAGCGGACCCGGTTCCGGCAGGGCGTCTGGCTCGGCCCGCTCACCGCCGCCGGGCGGATCGGGCTGTCGGACGCGACCGTGCACGGCCGGCTGCGGGTGCACGCGGCGGCCCGGCAGGTCACGGCGCGCGGCGTCACCGTGCACGGGGAGGCGGGGTTCCGGCTGCGGCACGCCGAACTCGACCTGGAGGACGCGGTGTTCGAGGGTCCGGCGGCGGTCGAGGCGCTGGCCCATCCGATCCAGGGGCTCGCGGAGCCGCCGGCGGCGGGCCCGGCGGCGGTCCGGGTCGTCTCGCTGCGCGGGGTGGACGCGGCCCGGCTGCGGCTCGCGGGCGTCGACCTGAGCGGCTGCGGGTTCCTCGGGCTGCGGCACCCGGACACGCTGGCGCTCGCAGGCGACTGCGCGTTCGCGACCGTGCCGCACCACCGCGCGCACCTACCCTGGCACCCCCACCTGCCCTGGCACCCGCACGGGCACCCGCACGGGCGCGAGCCGCACGGCGGGCGGGCGGTGCTCGCGGAGGACCTCGCGCTCGGCTCCGCCGGCACCGCCGCCGACGACGACCGGCTGCGCACGCTCTACCTGGAGCTGGCCCGCGCCAGCGCCGCCGCCGACCGGGGCCGGCTGGCCCGCGACTTCCGGTACGGGGCGCTGGAGATGCGGCGGCGCGGCGAGCGCGACCCGCTGCGCCGCTGGGGGTTGCACCTGCTCTGGATCACCTGCGGTTACGGGCTGCGGGCGGGCCGCGTCGTCGCCTGGCTCGCCGTGATCGTGGCGCTGCTGTGCTTCGGCGCGTCCGTCCTCTACCACGACGGCGGCGCCGACACCGCGCGCAGCGCGCACGTGACCGGCCGCGACACCTGA